The Porites lutea chromosome 4, jaPorLute2.1, whole genome shotgun sequence genome contains a region encoding:
- the LOC140933309 gene encoding uncharacterized protein — protein sequence MKKDLGFLHLGKVDQEYIQDPDLREILEKTVLDSNKTGVFEDQELRLITSVIYSQCFELKGNRKKEVEVDGEFNLSTIFAQLKGTIRMTDIPPNIPPRKNTRGPFLFQCCRVVFNKETNRLELPKGEIVGKTVRCKEEEKEAEYENTTVSLVEDEESNLTDFLTTDDIAKLEDIKDSVLKPTKNREKRKERVKKYLKWFVDALSTRPAAEKRVLSLDKPVTDVDCEFLRTIFVPANKNSSTLTFPQFFNDEKLQGYAIVLKILSDLSEETWDEIEKAWAEQEEPSE from the exons ATGAAAAAAGATCTGGGATTCTTACATCTAGGGAAAGTTGATCAGGAGTACATACAGGACCCGGACTTACGTGAAATATTGGAAAAAACAGTCCTGGATAGTAATAAAACAGGAGTGTTTGAAGACCAAGAACTGCGTTTGATAACCTCAGTAATTTACAGCCAATGCTTTGAACTTAAAGGCAATAGAAAGAAAGAG GTGGAAGTGGACGGAGAATTCAACCTTTCGACCATCTTTGCTCAGTTGAAGGGAACCATCAGGATGACAGATATTCCACCAAATATACCACCAAGAAAGAATACTCGAGGACCATTCCTGTTCCAGTGTTGCCGTGTTGTCTTTAACAAAGAGACAAACCGATTGGAACTCCCCAAGGGAGAGATTGTTGGTAAAACTGTGAGATGTAAAGAAGAAGAGAAGGAGGCCGAGTACGAAAACACCACAGTCAGCTTGGTGGAGGACGAGGAGAGTAATTTGACTG ATTTTTTGACAACTGACGATATTGCGAAACTGGAGGACATAAAGGATTCAGTGTTGAAACCTACCAAGAACAGAGAGAAGCGTAAAGAACGGGTCAAAAAGTACCTGAAGTGG TTTGTTGACGCGCTGTCAACAAGGCCAGCAGCGGAAAAGAGAGTGTTGTCACTTGACAAGCCTGTCACTGATGTGGACTGTGAATTTCTACGAACCATTTTTGTTCCTGCCAATAAGAATAGTTCAACGCTGACTTTCCCGCAATTCTTCAACGACGAAAAACTTCAGGGATATGCAATTGTTTTGAAGATTCTCTCTG ATTTGTCGGAGGAAACCTGGGATGAAATTGAGAAAGCCTGGGCCGAGCAGGAAGAGCCTTcggagtaa